From a single Nicotiana tomentosiformis chromosome 2, ASM39032v3, whole genome shotgun sequence genomic region:
- the LOC104091195 gene encoding FT-interacting protein 3 — MQRPPQEDFSLKETKPHLGGGKVTGDKLTSTYDLVEQMQYLYVRVVKAKDLPGKDVTGSLDPYVEVRLGNYRGTTRHFEKKSNPEWSQVFAFSKDRIQASVLEVTVKDKDLVKDDFVGRVMFDLNEIPKRVPPDSPLAPQWYRLEDRNGNKVKGELMLAVWMGTQADEAFPESWHSDAATVSGADALANIRSKVYLSPKLWYLRVNVIEAQDLIPGDRSRFPEVYVKAILGNQALRTRVSMSKTINPMWNEDLMFVAAEPFEEPLILSVEDRVAPNKDEVLGRCAIPLQYIDRRLDHRPINSKWYNLEKHIIVEGEKKKEIKFASRLHMRLYLEGGYHVLDESTHYSSDLRPTAKQLWKSSIGVLELGVLNAQGLSPMKTKDGRATTDAYCVAKYGQKWVRTRTIIDSFAPKWNEQYTWEVFDPCTVITIGVFDNCHLHGGDKSGGARDSRIGKVRIRLSTLETDRVYTHSYPLLVLHPTGVKKMGEIHLAVRFTCSSLMNMMHMYSQPLLPKMHYIHPLTVSQLDSLRHQATQIVSMRLNRAEPPLRKEIVEYMLDVGSHMWSMRKSKANFFRIMGVLGGLIAIGKWFDQICNWKNPITTVLIHILFLILVLYPELILPTIFLYLFLIGVWYYRWRPRNPPHMDTRLSCADNAHPDELDEEFDTFPTSRPPDIVRMRYDRLRSIAGRIQTVVGDLATQGERLQSLLSWRDPRATALFVIFCLIAAIVLYVTPFQVVALLTGFYVLRHPRFRHKLPSAPLNFFRRLPARTDCML; from the coding sequence ATGCAGAGACCACCACAAGAAGATTTTTCACTTAAGGAGACCAAACCCCACCTTGGTGGAGGGAAGGTCACGGGTGATAAGCTTACTAGTACCTATGACTTGGTTGAGCAAATGCAGTATCTTTATGTTCGGGTGGTGAAAGCAAAGGACTTACCTGGGAAGGATGTTACTGGTAGTCTTGATCCTTATGTTGAGGTCAGGCTCGGAAATTATAGGGGTACCACCCGTCATTTTGAGAAGAAGTCAAATCCCGAATGGAGTCAGGTGTTTGCTTTTTCCAAGGATCGGATTCAGGCTTCTGTACTTGAGGTGACTGTGAAAGATAAGGATCTTGTTAAGGATGATTTTGTTGGTCGCGTTATGTTTGATTTGAATGAGATCCCAAAAAGGGTACCCCCGGATAGTCCTCTTGCTCCGCAGTGGTATAGGTTGGAGGACAGAAATGGTAACAAAGTTAAAGGAGAGTTGATGTTGGCTGTTTGGATGGGTACTCAAGCTGATGAGGCTTTTCCTGAATCTTGGCATTCCGATGCTGCGACTGTTAGTGGTGCTGATGCTCTTGCAAATATAAGGTCCAAGGTATACCTCTCACCAAAGCTGTGGTACCTTAGAGTTAATGTAATTGAAGCTCAGGACTTGATTCCCGGTGACAGAAGTAGGTTTCCAGAAGTTTATGTGAAGGCCATCCTTGGAAATCAGGCATTGAGAACAAGAGTTTCAATGAGCAAGACTATTAATCCGATGTGGAATGAGGATCTGATGTTTGTAGCAGCAGAACCATTTGAGGAGCCACTGATTTTGAGTGTGGAAGATAGAGTTGCACCAAACAAGGACGAAGTTCTCGGAAGGTGTGCTATTCCTTTGCAGTATATTGATAGGAGGTTGGACCACAGACCTATTAACAGTAAGTGGTATAATCTTGAAAAGCATATTATCGTTGAGGGAGAAAAGAAGAAGGAAATCAAGTTTGCAAGCAGGCTTCACATGAGACTATATTTGGAAGGAGGCTACCATGTTCTGGACGAGTCAACCCATTACAGTAGTGATCTTAGACCAACTGCAAAACAGTTGTGGAAGTCCAGCATTGGTGTCCTAGAGTTGGGTGTTCTGAATGCTCAGGGCCTCTCGCCAATGAAAACAAAGGATGGGCGGGCAACAACAGATGCCTATTGTGTTGCCAAATATGGGCAAAAATGGGTTCGAACAAGGACAATTATAGATAGCTTTGCTCCCAAGTGGAACGAGCAATACACTTGGGAAGTATTTGATCCATGCACTGTCATAACTATTGGTGTATTTGATAATTGTCATCTGCATGGAGGAGATAAATCTGGAGGGGCAAGGGACTCGAGGATTGGGAAAGTCAGGATCCGTCTTTCAACTCTTGAAACAGATCgcgtctacacacattcttatccACTACTAGTTTTGCATCCTACTGGGGTGAAGAAGATGGGTGAAATTCACTTGGCTGTAAGATTTACTTGCTCATCATTAATGAATATGATGCATATGTATTCTCAGCCACTGCTACCTAAAATGCACTATATTCATCCTTTAACTGTTAGCCAGCTTGACAGCTTAAGGCATCAAGCCACTCAGATTGTGTCAATGAGGCTGAATCGTGCTGAGCCACCTTTGAGGAAAGAGATAGTGGAGTATATGTTGGATGTTGGTTCCCACATGTGGAGTATGAGGAAAAGCAAAGCCAATTTTTTCAGGATTATGGGTGTTTTAGGCGGATTAATTGCTATTGGAAAATGGTTCGATCAAATTTGCAATTGGAAAAACCCCATTACGACCGTTCTGATCCATATCTTGTTCTTGATACTGGTCCTATATCCAGAACTTATTCTGCCTACCATTTTCCTTTATCTCTTCTTAATCGGAGTTTGGTATTACAGATGGAGGCCTAGAAATCCTCCCCACATGGATACTCGTCTTTCTTGTGCTGATAATGCTCATCCTGATGAATTAGACGAAGAATTTGATACTTTCCCTACTTCACGTCCTCCTGATATTGTTCGGATGAGGTATGACCGTTTGAGAAGTATTGCTGGACGGATTCAGACTGTGGTTGGTGATTTGGCTACTCAAGGGGAGAGGCTGCAGTCTTTGCTGAGTTGGAGGGACCCTAGAGCAACAGCATTGTTTGTTATTTTCTGCTTGATTGCTGCCATTGTGCTCTATGTCACGCCTTTCCAAGTTGTGGCACTCTTGACTGGATTTTATGTGTTAAGACATCCGCGGTTCCGTCACAAGCTACCATCTGCGCCGCTCAATTTCTTCAGAAGATTGCCTGCAAGAACAGACTGCATGCTATGA